The region TATTCATAATATGTTATGGTtgaacacaggccatttcgttagtatgacggagtattagggccacattgagggaaaaaaaatcagagattttattacaaataaagtcataactttactaaaaaaaaagtcgtaatattacgagaataaaatcgtagatttaagagaaaaaaagtcataatattacgagaataaagtcgtaactttacgagaaaaaaaagtcgtaaaattacgagaataaaagtcgtaaaattatgagaataaagtcataactttacgagaaaaaagtcgtaatattacgagaatagagtcgtaactttacgagaaaaaaagtcataatattacgagaataaagtcataactttacgagaaaaaaagtcgtaatcatacgagaataaagtcataaatttaagagaaaaaagtcgtaatattacgagaataaagtcgtaactttacgagaaaaaaaagtcgtaacattatgacaataaagtaatacatttaagagaaaaaaagtcgtaatattacgggaataaagtcataactttactggaaaaaaagtcgtaatattaggaaaACATATTACCAGCAACCAACAAAACGGGCGAGAGGACATAGCAGCCTGAGCCTGCTTCTGGACGGGTAGCAGCTGTTTGTCTCGGTTTatttcttcggaataaacgcagtttcttgcacaatctcttcaaggtcctgatactgatgataatgtggtgctgatgtaccaaaagattaagtattgCCTTATTTGTGAAACTtttactaaagtataacttcacaagatgcaaaggtccaagtttacttcctgtcagctactgcactaacaaacattgaaacaggaaatacaaaggggcccatttagaatatttatattgtcaagtttgaaaaaggTTTATAAATTGAAAAGGTGGATCTGTGaaacatgaagtgaaaacagttgtttatttaatttacatgAATATGTAACAGCTTGTGCAATCTATGGAAATCCAAACATATCTTAACAACAACTGATACAAGAAATgtcagtgtatttttttttttacctgtacatactgtaagtaCTCTCACCATAAatatctgtaataataataaactatctTTGTAACAACAGTTTTTAAACATCCACAGTGTGCTTAATTTCTACAGCACCAAGTGTTTTGCCAGACAATCCATAAATAAtaactacaaaaacaaaaccttcAGAGGAGCGATACTCAGCATGTTTGTAGTGAACGCTGCTGGGTTCTACTGGGGCACTGCAGGCTTGAAGGACACAGGTCAGATTTGGCACAAATCACTGTAATCAAGAAGGAGGGCTCCAAGGGCATGAATTCACTGTATGGGTCTGAGTCACAGTTAACCTGTGAAAAGGAATGTAATAAAAGACATCAGTAATtgagaggaaaggagatgaCTAACCTAACATTGGAAGCACAGTACCTGAGAAAAAGATGTGAGGAACAGAGGAGTGTGTGATAGTCCTGAGATGGAGGTGTCTCTCGGATGGTTCTTTAGACTCTGGTGATAAgcctgaggaaaaaaaatgtggatgtATGATCTCAATGTTGTGCACACAGAGACTAAAGCGTGAAGATGGCTGCTCACCTGCAGCGCTATCTGCAGTGCAGAATATTGCACCCACACCTCCTGTTGCTGCGCCGCCGAGAGAGAAAACACTCCACCTCGGCCGTCTTTTTCTGCCACAGTGAGGTAGTGGGCCCACACACATTCCCCCACAGCATGCACTGTCTCACTCTGAGAGTAAACTACAACACAACAGAGAGATTGACATGATTTGCATTAAACGATCAGTAAGTTCAGTATATAGAAGGAAGTTTTGATATCTGAAAAACTGTAATGACAAATGTGAGCTTCTCTTACTGTCAGGCAGAATCAGGTGGAGGATATCTTTGGCGATAAGGAAACCCATTACACCATAATTCATTGCCCTgttaagaaacaaaacaaagagtgTACTTCACTGTTCAATAATATGTCTTATAAGAAAACTGAGCTTTTAAAATCAATGTACACTTTACCTAGGATAGGTAGGATGGAAGAGAGGAGGGATAAACATTCCCATGGGAAAGAGGAGCTCACCACCCAGGAGAAATGGTGTGACCGACAGActaaaagaaacaagaaaagatTAAATACACGCTCAAAACATTCATATCAACTCTCAACTTTAAGAATAGACGCAGACACTTACATATCAGCCGCATCAGCCTGCTCAGTCAAGAGTTGACGGCGTCTCTTTTGCCACAAGGACAGAAGCTGGACGTAGTTGGAGAAGAAGCTATGTGTCCCGACTGTCACCTGGAATCACATTAGACGAAAATTTGTGTTAAGTGAGTTTGGGATGGGTTTAACTAGGGTTAAACTCACAGGGAAAAGATGTTTAACTAGGAATGGCATCAAATAaagcacccgattcgactgttatcaggccattaattATGCGTTAtaagttgctataagcaccatagatgtgggtcattaggggcctactacgcctactacgttgtaaaagtgaaagtgaaacttaaaagcaacatgttgtaACTGAATTAAATGTTACAataacttctttaagtttaggcaacaaaaaccacGTAATTGAGTTTAGGTAAAACGTTGTGTTTTGGCTTGAAAATAtctacgtttcaaaagtgaaacttaatgcttttgaacacaaagacaactacacgttgttggttttaCACGGGATGCAAATcacagtctcctgggtgaaagacCTTAaattttgtgtcccatccatcgcccACGCAGTCTATACTTTAGTGCCTGACTTacgcttctgctcctgttatATTTACTACGGTCACTATAAGTCtcgctgttgtcttcttttatacctactttcggtgatctaccatgtgaatagaggATTAAACctaatattgggtgtagtagagccctactgacccatatctatggggcttataactaccgataacgcctatttaatggcctgataacagtctaatcggctgaataAAGAGGTTAACAACTTTTATACACTTTATGTTAGAGCCAGTGGAGGTCTGTAATTTACCTTGGAAAAAAGCAGATCAAGCTCAGCCTCACTAGAGATCTCTTTTGTTGTCCAAAGCCTTGGAATTAAAGACTGAACCTGGAggaaaacagacatttattaaTATCAAAAACACCACCAAAATGCAGGTTCAAGAAGTACAATAACAAGTCTTGCTTCccttacttttttcatgacaaacTGGAAAGACATCTGATCTGTCCACTTGAGTTCATGTAATTTGGACTTGAAGGAGGAAAAGATATTTTGAATAATCTCCTCTGcctgttgaacaataaaattcTTAAATACACATCAGCCTTGAAATTCAATCGATGTCGCAAATCAGCATGATGGCTACTCACCTCTCTGTGTGCCGTCCTTTCACTGAGAAGGTGTGTGAGAACTAAGTGAAATCCTCTCTCAGTCTGTAACACACAGTGTTTCCAGCGAGGGCCTGCCTGGTGAAGAAGAGGCCCATAATGAAGATGTGACTCAACACACCATCTCACAGGTGtcctcttttttaaaaaaaaatacaaaaggctTTATCTGTGTTGACTCACCTCTTCAGTGTCACCCAGAGCCAGAGACAAATTCTTCTCTGTTTCAGTGAACCTGGAGTCCAGAGCCGGCATCAGGGTGTGCAGCAGGTTGAGGACCATGTACGTATGAACAGGACCGCTGAGTGGATTCAAATGTGGCaggtcaaaaaagaaaaaagtgtatGCATATTTGATTGTGGAATGTTTTGTGTCACTTACAGTACCTGCTGCTCAGCTCGTGCTTGTTCAGCCATTTGCCAATGACGCGGGACATTTGCACAATGTAGGGCGAGTTATGCAGAAGGACGTGATCATCTTCGATGAGGGGCAGTGGATGGAAAGCGGCCTGCAGACAGCCCAGCCAGTCAATGGCAGGGGCCTGGATCTGTTGGcatatttatgtaaaggaaattAGTTATTGCAGCGGATTCAaaccatagattgtatataaagatggacggcatgacagctccccaaaagtgaagccaaaacatctcgatcgccccctggtggctggctgcagtataggtcataaagcacGCCcactccatgttagtggatgggacatgggccaaactaaaaagtcaaagtacacgtcaaatacatttttcccaaagatggtttctgtcattttaggtagttcctATCTCTGTGCAGACTCgtgctccaaatgacgtcagaATCTCAAGATGTCAACTCCCGTAtcagggatattttggcttcacttttttacagtgggaggaagtggagacgcgtcgtccatctttatactgcatacagtctatgatcaagacataatatgtgtgtatatagcgacccatcctcctcctcttgtacCTGTAGCTCCCTGATGGTCATGCGCTGATAGAGCTGTCCTTTCGACAGGCGATGGTGCAAAGGTGTAGCAGCCACGGCGAGctcagaggacagagagatAAACGCGCCCACGTGCatcatgctgctgctgggcgGCGCCCCCAACAGTGCCAGGTACCTCTGACACGATGCCAAGAAGGGACGCAGCGTCTGGATGGAAAGAGACAGGAGAATGATAAAGGAATGCATTAGTGGGATGAATGAATATTGCTGAtccattaaaatacatttcttggATCAATAGTGGTCTAGCTAAGTCACCAACCTGAGTTTTAGCTTGAGACTTCAGTGTCTTGCTGTTCCATTCAATTGGGATCAACAGATCGGGCTGATCAATCTGTTGACAGAGAGGAGACTTGAGGTAAAGCAATGAGACACTTTGCTATGGCAGTGCTCCCACCAGCATGTTAGGATTGATTATTCTAATGGATACTGGCCTGTATATATCTTTTGGTTGTCCCATTGGCAATTTCATTTGGGTCTTTGCCCACATAGAGGTTGAAGAAGGGAAAGGTGGCGTAGTCTTTCATGAGGAGGCTCAGGGTGGAGTTAAAGTCAGTCCGATTCCACTGACCTGATACTGCCCAGCCTCCCAGCTGCatgcagagagagatagagacagagattATACAATCattatatactagggctgtcaatcgcttgaaatatttaaacacgagtaatcgcacatttgttaatcgtgattaatcgcaaactaatcacacatcttttaactgttcaaattgcaccttaaagggagatttgtcaagtatttaatactcttatcaacatgggggtgggcaaatatgcttgaattgtccagaaaccctcacaggtactgcatttagcataaaaaatatgctcaaatcataacatggcaaactgcagcccaacaggcaacaacagctgtcagtgtgtaagtgtgctgacttgactatgacttcccccaaactgcatgtgattatcataaagtgggcatgtctgtaaaggggagactcgtgggtacccatagaacccattttcattcacatatcttgaggtcagaggtcagaggaccactttgaaaatggccatgctagtttttgcTTGCCAAaaaaatcttgtaaaatgtagtttttggcgagaaacttgaataaatccagttgtttgaaggagatgttttcacagcaatatgaaatagataatagagagggaattatgacctgtttaactttctAACAAATACCAGTATGCgaatggtaataaaggagtgtatattgaagtacatgggatttttttttttttgattttttaaattggtaTCCAGAATCATGGAATTTTACTGCTATTGGTATTGACtgctacatttctggtatcgttTCTATTTCtagccaagcgtgtaggagaacgaCGGTGGCCGAtgtgaaaaagtgaaaatgcgaatggccctctctagagccagtgtttggtttgtccgttctgggctactgtagaaacatggcagccggctccgtgaagaggacccgaaCCCTATGTAGAcctaaacggctcattctaagctgacgaaaacacaatgattcttcattgaatcaggtgattatacactaaagaaaacatacttgttaatattatattccatttctgccaatagatccccctaaatgctacacactggacctttaagggcATATCATTATCTCACCTTCTGGATGAGTGCGAGGAAGGGCTCTGCTCCGGACGTCTCTATGGATTTGGTGTCCAAACAGGAATGGTAAAACCCTTTGGCCTTCTGCACTGCTGTACTACCCGGCCTGTCGTTTGATTCTGAAGAGCAGAACGAGAAAAACACGATTCAGACAATtcattgatataataatattaataaattaaacaatacAGTGCAGAGTGGTGTACATTAGAGGACTTTTGTTTGCAGACTACTACCCAAAATCTCCCTgagatgctgcagcagcagagtttTTCTGTCCtgtattttctcctttttcagtcctttgtcctctctctctttactctgtcctctcctctccggccACGCAGCCCTCGCCCTCTGGTTCTGTGGATGTCCAGGGATGCCCTGACCTCTTTGCCTCCCTCCACCGTCTGGTGAAAGTCTGTCAGATCCACATGTGAACAAGAAGTAATCGCAGGGCTGCGTGAAGGGATCAGCAGACGTGGACAGACGGGCCGAGGCCCACAGACAGGCCGGGGACACACATGGAGTCACTACAGGAAAGAGTGATACAAGAGTCAGACAAAGAATGTATTGTGTCATTTGGTTGTGTTTCTCTGGAGGACTACTGTACCTTTGCCTGTCTGGTTATTATCGCTCCTAGTTTGACGATTCTGATGCATATAGCAAACAAGCCCCAGAATGGCAGCACATGAGTAGAACCCCAAAAAAAGGAGGAGCAGCCTTCGATGGTTTATCCACACTGGCTCTGcttggtgctgctgctgggggtTAGACTCTGACAGCTGAAGCAGAGGCGGAGGCTGGAGCCCCCTCTCAGGTTCTGGCTGTGACGACGGCTGGACTGATAGCTGAGGCTGGAAGTGAAACAAGAATGTAACTGGGTCAACCGAAATACCATCGCATTTTGGGaaaaatacagtacatacttttATGTAGTTGGTCCAATAATGTTCACCATCagtagaaatatataaatatacataatatatatacaatatataggtCTTTTGTAGACCAGGGCGGCCCACAACATCTCAACAGTGATGTCTGGTATCCCAGAATGCCCTGATCATCCACCGCTCCTCAAAACACATCCTTATAACCTCAAAGAGCCACTTACTGTGGGGATCTCTGTTCTCACTACTTTCAGCAACGAACACTGCCGGCTTGTAAGAGCCCACTCAGTTCAGAAACTAAATATTAGCATCAAGCATTATCAAGAGCCACATAATATGAACTTCATTacaaagtagggctgggcgacaTGGCCAACATTTTCTATCataatataggtaatttcatatctcaataacaatatatatagcATGTTTAGTGGttattcaaaaaataaatatattatattatatatgcttttttttgtatACTGTGTgaattagatacttgacaaatgaaaagtactgcatattttctcattttaagaacttgagtgcaaaattaacataacagttttaagtgaaatcatagagaaaaaataaataaatataggcctagcctatattgGAATAGAAATCATacagaataaaatatatacgatagacatttttatattgttttgacgatatatatcgtcatattgccgaGCCTTGTTACAAAGTGGATATTTATGCATTTCAAGTTTCAGTCAGAGCAACCATGACACCAGATTAAACAGCATAACTACAGTAGCCTTTATACCGATATATACTTTACAGTTTAGTAGAATCAAACTGCATGTTAATATCACTGGCTCTG is a window of Sebastes umbrosus isolate fSebUmb1 chromosome 11, fSebUmb1.pri, whole genome shotgun sequence DNA encoding:
- the kel gene encoding kell blood group glycoprotein translates to MSETPIELEPQLSVQPSSQPEPERGLQPPPLLQLSESNPQQQHQAEPVWINHRRLLLLFLGFYSCAAILGLVCYMHQNRQTRSDNNQTGKVTPCVSPACLWASARLSTSADPFTQPCDYFLFTCGSDRLSPDGGGRQRGQGIPGHPQNQRARAAWPERRGQSKEREDKGLKKEKIQDRKTLLLQHLREILESNDRPGSTAVQKAKGFYHSCLDTKSIETSGAEPFLALIQKLGGWAVSGQWNRTDFNSTLSLLMKDYATFPFFNLYVGKDPNEIANGTTKRYIQIDQPDLLIPIEWNSKTLKSQAKTQTLRPFLASCQRYLALLGAPPSSSMMHVGAFISLSSELAVAATPLHHRLSKGQLYQRMTIRELQIQAPAIDWLGCLQAAFHPLPLIEDDHVLLHNSPYIVQMSRVIGKWLNKHELSSSGPVHTYMVLNLLHTLMPALDSRFTETEKNLSLALGDTEEAGPRWKHCVLQTERGFHLVLTHLLSERTAHREAEEIIQNIFSSFKSKLHELKWTDQMSFQFVMKKVQSLIPRLWTTKEISSEAELDLLFSKVTVGTHSFFSNYVQLLSLWQKRRRQLLTEQADAADILSVTPFLLGGELLFPMGMFIPPLFHPTYPRAMNYGVMGFLIAKDILHLILPDIYSQSETVHAVGECVWAHYLTVAEKDGRGGVFSLSAAQQQEVWVQYSALQIALQAYHQSLKNHPRDTSISGLSHTPLFLTSFSQVNCDSDPYSEFMPLEPSFLITVICAKSDLCPSSLQCPSRTQQRSLQTC